A window of the Ostrea edulis chromosome 1, xbOstEdul1.1, whole genome shotgun sequence genome harbors these coding sequences:
- the LOC125667419 gene encoding alanine--glyoxylate aminotransferase 2, mitochondrial-like isoform X1, producing MALRILKKALSGKQCGCLYSTIPDMPPAGFTPQKYAGISYEEAMKVRKTNLTPALLTYYKNPIMIVQGHMQWLWDTDGKRYLDLFGGIVTVSVGHCHPKVNERAKKQLDNLWHTTNIYLHPTIHEYAEKLTSKLPGQLKVVYFTNSGSEANDLAVLMARMYTGVFDIISLRNAYHGASPYLMGLTAMSTWRFNVPTGFGIHQSMNPDPYRGPWGGANCRDSPSQTLRSCSCGPGECQAGEKYAEQLEDVLRFSMPKDKCGAFFAESIQGVGGTTQFPKNFLKKAFDMVRSNGGICISDEVQTGFGRLGEHFWGFENHGVVPDIVTMAKGIGNGFPLAAVVTSPEIALSMAKALHFNTYGGNPLACAVGSAVLDVIEEEKIQENAAKTGTYFILELRKLMDEFEIIGDVRGKGLMIGVELVQERENITPLPVEAVNKIWEHLREYGVLVGKGGIYGNVLRIKPPMCISKDDVDFTIAVLRDALKVYTK from the exons ATGGCTCTAAGAATTCTAAAGAAAGCGTTAAGCG GGAAACAATGTGGATGTTTGTACAGTACAATTCCAGATATGCCTCCCGCAGGATTCACTCCCCAGAAATATGCG GGCATATCCTATGAAGAGGCAATGAAGGTCAGGAAGACCAATCTAACCCCTGCCCTTTTGACCTATTACAAGAATCCAATCATGATTGTTCAGGGTCATATGCAGTGGCTCTGGGACACAGATGGAAAGAGATACTTGGATTTGTTTGGGGGCATTGTCACTGTTAGTGTGGGGCATTGTCATCC GAAAGTGAACGAAAGAGCCAAGAAACAATTGGACAACTTATGGCACACAACGAACATTTATCTTCACCCAACTATACACGAGTATGCTGAAAAACTGACGTCTAAATTGCCGGGTCAATTAAAG GTTGTGTATTTCACCAACAGTGGATCAGAGGCAAATGATTTAGCTGTGCTGATGGCCAGGATGTATACTGGTGTTTTTGATATTATTTCACTCAG GAATGCTTATCATGGTGCGAGTCCTTATCTGATGGGTCTTACTGCAATGTCAACATGGAGATTTAATGTCCCAACTGGATTTGGCATTCATCAG TCCATGAACCCAGATCCTTACAGAGGTCCTTGGGGAGGCGCTAACTGTAGAGATTCCCCATCACAG ACCCTGAGATCTTGTTCCTGTGGACCTGGAGAGTGTCAGGCTGGAGAAAAATATGCTGAACAATTAGAGGATGTGCTTAGGTTCTCCATGCCAAAAGACAAATGTGGGGCATTCTTTGCAGAATCCATTCAG GGAGTAGGTGGAACCACACAGTTCCCCAAGAATTTCTTGAAAAAGGCTTTTGACATGGTCAGAAGTAATGGTGGAATTTGTATCTCTGATGAG GTCCAGACAGGATTTGGTAGGCTAGGTGAACATTTTTGGGGATTTGAAAACCATGGCGTTGTTCCAGACATTG TTACAATGGCAAAGGGCATTGGTAATGGTTTCCCCTTGGCAGCAGTGGTTACCTCCCCTGAAATTGCTTTGTCTATGGCTAAAGCCCTGCATTTTAACACGTATGGAGGGAATCCTCTTGCTTGTGCTGTGGGATCGGCGGTACTAGAT GTAATTGAGGAAGAAAAGATACAGGAAAATGCTGCCAAGACTGGTACCTACTTCATTTTGGAACTCAGGAAACTGATGGACGAATTCGAAATAATCGGTGATGTCCGAGGGAAAGGCTTAATGATTGGTGTGGAGCTAGTCCAAGAGAGG GAAAACATCACACCATTACCAGTAGAAGCTGTAAACAAGATCTGGGAACATTTGAGAGAATATGGAGTTTTGGTTGGAAAAGGAGGAATATATGGAAAT gttcTTCGAATCAAACCACCTATGTGTATCTCGAAAGATGATGTTGACTTCACCATTGCTGTTCTCAGGGATGCTTTGAAAGTGTACACTAAATAg
- the LOC125667419 gene encoding alanine--glyoxylate aminotransferase 2, mitochondrial-like isoform X2 has product MRKVNERAKKQLDNLWHTTNIYLHPTIHEYAEKLTSKLPGQLKVVYFTNSGSEANDLAVLMARMYTGVFDIISLRNAYHGASPYLMGLTAMSTWRFNVPTGFGIHQSMNPDPYRGPWGGANCRDSPSQTLRSCSCGPGECQAGEKYAEQLEDVLRFSMPKDKCGAFFAESIQGVGGTTQFPKNFLKKAFDMVRSNGGICISDEVQTGFGRLGEHFWGFENHGVVPDIVTMAKGIGNGFPLAAVVTSPEIALSMAKALHFNTYGGNPLACAVGSAVLDVIEEEKIQENAAKTGTYFILELRKLMDEFEIIGDVRGKGLMIGVELVQERENITPLPVEAVNKIWEHLREYGVLVGKGGIYGNVLRIKPPMCISKDDVDFTIAVLRDALKVYTK; this is encoded by the exons ATGCG GAAAGTGAACGAAAGAGCCAAGAAACAATTGGACAACTTATGGCACACAACGAACATTTATCTTCACCCAACTATACACGAGTATGCTGAAAAACTGACGTCTAAATTGCCGGGTCAATTAAAG GTTGTGTATTTCACCAACAGTGGATCAGAGGCAAATGATTTAGCTGTGCTGATGGCCAGGATGTATACTGGTGTTTTTGATATTATTTCACTCAG GAATGCTTATCATGGTGCGAGTCCTTATCTGATGGGTCTTACTGCAATGTCAACATGGAGATTTAATGTCCCAACTGGATTTGGCATTCATCAG TCCATGAACCCAGATCCTTACAGAGGTCCTTGGGGAGGCGCTAACTGTAGAGATTCCCCATCACAG ACCCTGAGATCTTGTTCCTGTGGACCTGGAGAGTGTCAGGCTGGAGAAAAATATGCTGAACAATTAGAGGATGTGCTTAGGTTCTCCATGCCAAAAGACAAATGTGGGGCATTCTTTGCAGAATCCATTCAG GGAGTAGGTGGAACCACACAGTTCCCCAAGAATTTCTTGAAAAAGGCTTTTGACATGGTCAGAAGTAATGGTGGAATTTGTATCTCTGATGAG GTCCAGACAGGATTTGGTAGGCTAGGTGAACATTTTTGGGGATTTGAAAACCATGGCGTTGTTCCAGACATTG TTACAATGGCAAAGGGCATTGGTAATGGTTTCCCCTTGGCAGCAGTGGTTACCTCCCCTGAAATTGCTTTGTCTATGGCTAAAGCCCTGCATTTTAACACGTATGGAGGGAATCCTCTTGCTTGTGCTGTGGGATCGGCGGTACTAGAT GTAATTGAGGAAGAAAAGATACAGGAAAATGCTGCCAAGACTGGTACCTACTTCATTTTGGAACTCAGGAAACTGATGGACGAATTCGAAATAATCGGTGATGTCCGAGGGAAAGGCTTAATGATTGGTGTGGAGCTAGTCCAAGAGAGG GAAAACATCACACCATTACCAGTAGAAGCTGTAAACAAGATCTGGGAACATTTGAGAGAATATGGAGTTTTGGTTGGAAAAGGAGGAATATATGGAAAT gttcTTCGAATCAAACCACCTATGTGTATCTCGAAAGATGATGTTGACTTCACCATTGCTGTTCTCAGGGATGCTTTGAAAGTGTACACTAAATAg